The Benincasa hispida cultivar B227 chromosome 9, ASM972705v1, whole genome shotgun sequence genome has a segment encoding these proteins:
- the LOC120086485 gene encoding tRNA pseudouridine synthase A yields the protein MEEEPPTETRISPPQPLIEEPDPKKLKMSSTTTTSDDEDVNSSSAAPKKQRYKRRKVAIFFAYCGVGYQGMQKNPGAKTIEADLEEALYLAGAVPEQDRGLSKRYDWARSARTDKGVSAVGQVVSGRFYIDPPGFVDRLNSNLSPQIRIFGYKRVTASFNAKKFCDRRRYVYLIPVFALDPNCHRDRESVKASLGSDNELVKCLECSERGRKVEGLMGKRNFEVKTAIIESHISSNTGNAIEVSDVQENRVLEDNATISDSNKQSSVLVENSCTELNVESESTAKSVGSEMSGLGNDSEIVVSKESVNGNEKPSGSFKYCEEEKARFNRILKNYVGTHNFHNFTTRTKAEDPAARRFIVSFDASTTVVVEGIEFVKCEVVGQSFMLHQIRKMMGLAVAIMRNCAPESLIEKALQKDVNINVPTAPEVGLYLDECLFTSYNQKWKDSHEEVSMKAYEEVAEDFKMKQIYSHIASTEHKDGAVALWLHSLNHRNYPDLRAVDEVAEIAMNTSVAMETQAET from the exons atggaagaagaaccGCCAACCGAAACCAGAATATCACCGCCACAACCGTTGATCGAAGAACCAGATCCGAAGAAGCTCAAAATGTCATCCACAACCACCACCTCCGACGACGAAGATGTCAATTCCAGTTCTGCGGCGCCGAAGAAACAAAGGTACAAGCGCCGCAAGGTCGCCATTTTCTTTGCTTACTGTGGCGTCGGTTACCAAGGGATGCAGAAGAATCCAGGCGCTAAAACCATTGAAGCTGACCTTGAAGAAGCCCTATATCTCGCCGGAGCAGTCCCGGAGCAGGACCGAGGGCTCTCGAAGCGCTACGATTGGGCCCGCTCGGCTCGCACTGATAAGGGCGTGAGCGCCGTGGGTCAGGTCGTTTCCGGTCGCTTCTACATCGATCCGCCTGGTTTTGTTGATCGTCTCAATTCGAATCTTTCGCCTCAGATTCGAATTTTCGGGTACAAGCGCGTTACAGCGTCATTTAATGCGAAAAAGTTTTGTGATCGGAGAAGGTATGTATACCTAATTCCTGTATTCGCTCTCGATCCTAATTGTCATCGTGATAGAGAAAGTGTGAAGGCTAGTTTAGGGTCTGACAACGAGCTTGTGAAGTGCTTAGAGTGCTCTGAACGAGGACGCAAGGTTGAAGGCTTGATGGGCAAGCGCAATTTCGAAGTAAAAACTGCGATAATTGAGTCACACATTTCGTCGAACACTGGAAACGCCATTGAAGTTTCTGATGTTCAGGAAAATAGGGTTTTAGAAGACAATGCCACGATCTCTGATTCTAATAAACAAAGTAGCGTTTTAGTCGAAAATAGTTGTACTGAACTCAATGTTGAAAGCGAAAGTACTGCAAAAAGTGTAGGCAGTGAAATGTCTGGATTAGGGAATGATTCAGAGATTGTTGTAAGCAAAGAGAGTGTTAATGGGAACGAGAAACCTTCAGGGAGCTTCAAGTATTGCGAAGAGGAGAAGGCTAGGTTCAATaggattttgaagaattatGTAGGAACTCATAACTTCCATAATTTTACTACCAGAACAAAAGCAGAGGACCCTGCTGCTCGTCGATTCATTGTTTCATTTGATGCGTCTACCACCGTCGTGGTTGAAGGCATTGAATTTGTGAAATGTGAAGTTGTAGGGCAGAGCTTCATGCTTCATCAGATCCGGAAGATGATGGGTCTTGCCGTGGCAATTATGAGGAACTGTGCTCCAGAGTCATTGATTGAGAAAGCTTTGCAAAA GGATGTAAATATCAATGTGCCCACTGCACCTGAGGTTGGGCTGTACTTAGATGAATGCCTATTCACATCGTATAATCAAAAATGGAAAGACAGTCATGAAGAGGTATCAATGAAAGCATACGAAGAGGTAGCAGAAGATTTCAAAATGAAGCAAATATATTCTCACATTGCATCCACGGAGCACAAAGATGGAGCTGTGGCCTTATGGTTGCATTCTCTAAACCATCGGAATTATCCCGATTTACGTGCTGTTGATGAGGTCGCAGAAATTGCTATGAACACAAGTGTTGCCATGGAGACACAAGCTGAAACTTAA
- the LOC120086486 gene encoding F-box protein SKIP23-like, with amino-acid sequence MADWTKLPSDLLQYISDHLTVYSDYLRFRVVCRSWRSSVPKIPHRLPPQLPCLIIPLYHDSQCGLFNFTDNKIHFLHLPEASLRKRRCGSSHGWLAILDETPTILLLNPLTRAKLRLPPLSTFPNVVSFDYSRVGREYLIRTPTGHIYTRNLRQMRDSFVKKIVLSSSPWNQNDFSAVAILNHSGDLAFCRSGGSWTFVDDAPSDCEDIVFSDGVFYAVDKYGVVSVINLRGSRSEVSLVATERQLAGDIQYLVKLGQELLLVSRYLDIVNDGMDDDLVSVIYRTVRFEVFRMEWEGPRWEKVENLNEMALFIGGNSSMAFSAADFAGISGNCIYYTDDYSDNDYQGQGEEPDMGIFRLCDESFEPLPYYSGSSHSRRRLLPPIWVTPNPC; translated from the coding sequence ATGGCCGACTGGACTAAACTCCCGTCCGATCTTCTGCAATACATCTCCGATCACCTTACCGTCTACTCCGACTATCTCCGATTTCGAGTTGTCTGTCGGAGCTGGCGATCATCGGTCCCCAAAATTCCTCACCGTCTTCCTCCCCAGCTCCCATGCCTCATAATTCCTCTGTACCACGACTCCCAATGTGGTTTATTTAACTTCACCGACAACAAAATCCACTTCCTCCACCTCCCGGAGGCTTCTCTCCGGAAGCGCCGGTGCGGTTCTTCTCACGGGTGGCTTGCGATCCTCGATGAAACTCCGACGATCCTCCTCCTCAACCCCCTAACCAGGGCCAAGCTTCGTCTACCTCCCCTCTCTACGTTCCCCAACGTCGTCTCTTTCGATTACTCCAGAGTTGGCCGAGAATACCTTATTCGTACACCCACCGGACACATCTACACCCGAAATTTGCGGCAGATGCGCGATTCTTTTGTCAAGAAGATCGTTTTGTCCTCAAGTCCATGGAATCAAAACGATTTCTCGGCCGTGGCGATTCTCAATCACAGCGGCGATTTGGCGTTTTGCCGGAGCGGTGGATCGTGGACTTTCGTAGACGACGCACCGTCCGATTGCGAAGATATTGTATTCTCCGACGGAGTGTTCTACGCGGTGGATAAGTACGGCGTCGTTTCGGTGATAAATCTACGCGGTTCGCGCTCTGAAGTTTCACTGGTTGCGACGGAGAGGCAATTGGCCGGCGATATACAATATCTGGTGAAATTAGGGCAGGAATTGCTGCTGGTGAGTCGGTATTTGGATATCGTCAACGACGGCATGGATGACGACCTGGTATCTGTAATTTATCGGACGGTTCGGTTTGAGGTGTTTCGAATGGAATGGGAAGGGCCGCGGTGGGAGAAGGTTGAAAACTTGAATGAAATGGCGTTGTTTATTGGGGGAAATTCTTCGATGGCTTTCTCTGCTGCTGATTTTGCTGGAATCTCAGGGAATTGTATATATTACACCGATGATTATTCCGACAACGATTATCAGGGACAGGGTGAAGAGCCGGATATGGGGATTTTCCGATTGTGTGACGAAAGCTTTGAACCGCTACCGTATTACTCCGGCAGCTCCCATTCCCGCCGGCGTTTACTTCCACCCATTTGGGTTACGCCGAATCCTTGTTAA